The following proteins are encoded in a genomic region of Nomascus leucogenys isolate Asia chromosome 17, Asia_NLE_v1, whole genome shotgun sequence:
- the DLK2 gene encoding protein delta homolog 2 isoform X1, with product MPSGCRCLHLVCLLCILGAPGQPVRADDCSSHCDLAHGCCAPDGSCRCDPGWEGLHCERCVRMPGCQHGTCHQPWQCICHSGWAGKFCDKDEHICTTQSPCQNGGQCMYDGGGEYHCVCLPGFHGRDCERKAGPCEQAGSPCRNGGQCQDDQGFALNFTCRCLVGFVGARCEVNVDDCLMRPCANGATCLDGINRFSCLCPEGFAGRFCTINLDDCASRPCQRGARCRDRVHDFDCVCPSGYGGKTCELVLPVPDPPTTVDTPLGPTSAVMVPATGPAPHSAGAGLLRISVKEVVRRQEAGLGEPSLVALVVFGALTAALVLATVLLTLRAWRRGVCPPGPCCYPAPHYAPACQDQECQVSMLPAGLPLPPDLPPEPGKTTAL from the exons ATGCCCAGCGGCTGCCGCTGCCTGCATCTCGTGTGCCTGTTGTGCATTCTGGGGGCTCCCGGTCAGCCTGTCCGAG CCGATGACTGCAGCTCCCACTGTGACCTGGCCCACGGCTGCTGTGCACCTGACGGCTCCTGCAG GTGTGACCCGGGCTGGGAGGGGCTGCACTGTGAGCGCTGTGTGAGGATGCCTGGCTGCCAGCACGGCACCTGCCACCAGCCATGGCAGTGCATCTGCCACAGTGGCTGGGCAGGCAAGTTCTGTGACAAAG ATGAACATATCTGTACCACGCAGTCCCCCTGCCAGAATGGAGGCCAGTGCATGTATGACGGGGGCGGTGAGTACCATTGTGTGTGCTTACCAGGCTTCCATGGGCGTGACTGCGAGCGCAAGGCTGGACCCTGTGAACAGGCAGG CTCCCCATGCCGCAACGGCGGGCAGTGCCAGGACGACCAGGGCTTTGCCCTCAACTTCACGTGCCGCTGCTTGGTGGGCTTTGTGGGTGCCCGCTGTGAGGTAAATGTGGATGACTGCCTGATGCGGCCTTGTGCTAACGGTGCCACCTGCCTTGACGGCATAAAccgcttctcctgcctctgtcctgAGGGCTTTGCTGGACGCTTCTGCACCATCAACCTGGATGACTGTGCCAGCCGCCCATGCCAGAGAGGGGCCCGCTGTCGGGACCGTGTCCATGACTTCGACTGTGTCTGCCCCAGTGGCTATGGTGGCAAGACTTGTGAGCTTGTCTTACCTGTCCCAGACCCCCCAACCACCGTGGACACCCCTCTAGGGCCCACCTCAGCTGTAATGGTACCTGCCACAGGGCCAGCCCCCCACAGCGCAGGGGCTGGTCTGCTGCGGATCTCAGTGAAGGAGGTGGTGCGGAGGCAAGAGGCTGGGCTAGGCGAGCCTAGCTTGGTGGCCCTGGTGGTGTTTGGGGCCCTCACTGCTGCCCTGGTTCTGGCTACTGTGTTGCTGACCCTGAGGGCCTGGCGCCGGGGTGTCTGCCCCCCTGGACCCTGTTGCTACCCTGCCCCACACTATGCTCCAGCGTGCCAGGACCAGGAGTGTCAGGTTAGCATGCTGCCGGCAGGGCTCCCCCTGCCACCTGACTTGCCCCCTGAGCCTGGAAAGACCACAGCACTGTGA
- the DLK2 gene encoding protein delta homolog 2 isoform X5, producing MTAAPTVTWPTAAVHLTAPADEHICTTQSPCQNGGQCMYDGGGEYHCVCLPGFHGRDCERKAGPCEQAGSPCRNGGQCQDDQGFALNFTCRCLVGFVGARCEVNVDDCLMRPCANGATCLDGINRFSCLCPEGFAGRFCTINLDDCASRPCQRGARCRDRVHDFDCVCPSGYGGKTCELVLPVPDPPTTVDTPLGPTSAVMVPATGPAPHSAGAGLLRISVKEVVRRQEAGLGEPSLVALVVFGALTAALVLATVLLTLRAWRRGVCPPGPCCYPAPHYAPACQDQECQVSMLPAGLPLPPDLPPEPGKTTAL from the exons ATGACTGCAGCTCCCACTGTGACCTGGCCCACGGCTGCTGTGCACCTGACGGCTCCTGCAG ATGAACATATCTGTACCACGCAGTCCCCCTGCCAGAATGGAGGCCAGTGCATGTATGACGGGGGCGGTGAGTACCATTGTGTGTGCTTACCAGGCTTCCATGGGCGTGACTGCGAGCGCAAGGCTGGACCCTGTGAACAGGCAGG CTCCCCATGCCGCAACGGCGGGCAGTGCCAGGACGACCAGGGCTTTGCCCTCAACTTCACGTGCCGCTGCTTGGTGGGCTTTGTGGGTGCCCGCTGTGAGGTAAATGTGGATGACTGCCTGATGCGGCCTTGTGCTAACGGTGCCACCTGCCTTGACGGCATAAAccgcttctcctgcctctgtcctgAGGGCTTTGCTGGACGCTTCTGCACCATCAACCTGGATGACTGTGCCAGCCGCCCATGCCAGAGAGGGGCCCGCTGTCGGGACCGTGTCCATGACTTCGACTGTGTCTGCCCCAGTGGCTATGGTGGCAAGACTTGTGAGCTTGTCTTACCTGTCCCAGACCCCCCAACCACCGTGGACACCCCTCTAGGGCCCACCTCAGCTGTAATGGTACCTGCCACAGGGCCAGCCCCCCACAGCGCAGGGGCTGGTCTGCTGCGGATCTCAGTGAAGGAGGTGGTGCGGAGGCAAGAGGCTGGGCTAGGCGAGCCTAGCTTGGTGGCCCTGGTGGTGTTTGGGGCCCTCACTGCTGCCCTGGTTCTGGCTACTGTGTTGCTGACCCTGAGGGCCTGGCGCCGGGGTGTCTGCCCCCCTGGACCCTGTTGCTACCCTGCCCCACACTATGCTCCAGCGTGCCAGGACCAGGAGTGTCAGGTTAGCATGCTGCCGGCAGGGCTCCCCCTGCCACCTGACTTGCCCCCTGAGCCTGGAAAGACCACAGCACTGTGA
- the DLK2 gene encoding protein delta homolog 2 isoform X2 → MSCPRAESAQLLEPQSSPESRIPASCALTQTHPSRINLLQPMTAAPTVTWPTAAVHLTAPADEHICTTQSPCQNGGQCMYDGGGEYHCVCLPGFHGRDCERKAGPCEQAGSPCRNGGQCQDDQGFALNFTCRCLVGFVGARCEVNVDDCLMRPCANGATCLDGINRFSCLCPEGFAGRFCTINLDDCASRPCQRGARCRDRVHDFDCVCPSGYGGKTCELVLPVPDPPTTVDTPLGPTSAVMVPATGPAPHSAGAGLLRISVKEVVRRQEAGLGEPSLVALVVFGALTAALVLATVLLTLRAWRRGVCPPGPCCYPAPHYAPACQDQECQVSMLPAGLPLPPDLPPEPGKTTAL, encoded by the exons ATGTCCTGCCCTAGGGCTGAGTCCGCTCAGTTACTGGAACCCCAATCCTCTCCTGAGTCCCGCATCCCAGCGAGCTGTGCCCTGACTCAGACTCACCCCTCCCGCATCAATCTCTTGCAGCCGATGACTGCAGCTCCCACTGTGACCTGGCCCACGGCTGCTGTGCACCTGACGGCTCCTGCAG ATGAACATATCTGTACCACGCAGTCCCCCTGCCAGAATGGAGGCCAGTGCATGTATGACGGGGGCGGTGAGTACCATTGTGTGTGCTTACCAGGCTTCCATGGGCGTGACTGCGAGCGCAAGGCTGGACCCTGTGAACAGGCAGG CTCCCCATGCCGCAACGGCGGGCAGTGCCAGGACGACCAGGGCTTTGCCCTCAACTTCACGTGCCGCTGCTTGGTGGGCTTTGTGGGTGCCCGCTGTGAGGTAAATGTGGATGACTGCCTGATGCGGCCTTGTGCTAACGGTGCCACCTGCCTTGACGGCATAAAccgcttctcctgcctctgtcctgAGGGCTTTGCTGGACGCTTCTGCACCATCAACCTGGATGACTGTGCCAGCCGCCCATGCCAGAGAGGGGCCCGCTGTCGGGACCGTGTCCATGACTTCGACTGTGTCTGCCCCAGTGGCTATGGTGGCAAGACTTGTGAGCTTGTCTTACCTGTCCCAGACCCCCCAACCACCGTGGACACCCCTCTAGGGCCCACCTCAGCTGTAATGGTACCTGCCACAGGGCCAGCCCCCCACAGCGCAGGGGCTGGTCTGCTGCGGATCTCAGTGAAGGAGGTGGTGCGGAGGCAAGAGGCTGGGCTAGGCGAGCCTAGCTTGGTGGCCCTGGTGGTGTTTGGGGCCCTCACTGCTGCCCTGGTTCTGGCTACTGTGTTGCTGACCCTGAGGGCCTGGCGCCGGGGTGTCTGCCCCCCTGGACCCTGTTGCTACCCTGCCCCACACTATGCTCCAGCGTGCCAGGACCAGGAGTGTCAGGTTAGCATGCTGCCGGCAGGGCTCCCCCTGCCACCTGACTTGCCCCCTGAGCCTGGAAAGACCACAGCACTGTGA
- the DLK2 gene encoding protein delta homolog 2 isoform X4, translating into MAFQGHSSLNVCEHLRHARRGTGGIYRHLISSSTQPCKVYPQFTDEHICTTQSPCQNGGQCMYDGGGEYHCVCLPGFHGRDCERKAGPCEQAGSPCRNGGQCQDDQGFALNFTCRCLVGFVGARCEVNVDDCLMRPCANGATCLDGINRFSCLCPEGFAGRFCTINLDDCASRPCQRGARCRDRVHDFDCVCPSGYGGKTCELVLPVPDPPTTVDTPLGPTSAVMVPATGPAPHSAGAGLLRISVKEVVRRQEAGLGEPSLVALVVFGALTAALVLATVLLTLRAWRRGVCPPGPCCYPAPHYAPACQDQECQVSMLPAGLPLPPDLPPEPGKTTAL; encoded by the exons ATGGCCTTTCAAGgtcattcttctttaaatgtttgtgagCACCTCAGACATGCCAGGAGGGGTACTGGAGGCATTTACAGACATCTTATTTCTTCCTCTACTCAACCCTGCAAGGTGTATCCCcaatttacag ATGAACATATCTGTACCACGCAGTCCCCCTGCCAGAATGGAGGCCAGTGCATGTATGACGGGGGCGGTGAGTACCATTGTGTGTGCTTACCAGGCTTCCATGGGCGTGACTGCGAGCGCAAGGCTGGACCCTGTGAACAGGCAGG CTCCCCATGCCGCAACGGCGGGCAGTGCCAGGACGACCAGGGCTTTGCCCTCAACTTCACGTGCCGCTGCTTGGTGGGCTTTGTGGGTGCCCGCTGTGAGGTAAATGTGGATGACTGCCTGATGCGGCCTTGTGCTAACGGTGCCACCTGCCTTGACGGCATAAAccgcttctcctgcctctgtcctgAGGGCTTTGCTGGACGCTTCTGCACCATCAACCTGGATGACTGTGCCAGCCGCCCATGCCAGAGAGGGGCCCGCTGTCGGGACCGTGTCCATGACTTCGACTGTGTCTGCCCCAGTGGCTATGGTGGCAAGACTTGTGAGCTTGTCTTACCTGTCCCAGACCCCCCAACCACCGTGGACACCCCTCTAGGGCCCACCTCAGCTGTAATGGTACCTGCCACAGGGCCAGCCCCCCACAGCGCAGGGGCTGGTCTGCTGCGGATCTCAGTGAAGGAGGTGGTGCGGAGGCAAGAGGCTGGGCTAGGCGAGCCTAGCTTGGTGGCCCTGGTGGTGTTTGGGGCCCTCACTGCTGCCCTGGTTCTGGCTACTGTGTTGCTGACCCTGAGGGCCTGGCGCCGGGGTGTCTGCCCCCCTGGACCCTGTTGCTACCCTGCCCCACACTATGCTCCAGCGTGCCAGGACCAGGAGTGTCAGGTTAGCATGCTGCCGGCAGGGCTCCCCCTGCCACCTGACTTGCCCCCTGAGCCTGGAAAGACCACAGCACTGTGA
- the DLK2 gene encoding protein delta homolog 2 isoform X3, with protein sequence MPSGCRCLHLVCLLCILGAPGQPVRADDCSSHCDLAHGCCAPDGSCRCDPGWEGLHCERCVRMPGCQHGTCHQPWQCICHSGWAGKFCDKGFHGRDCERKAGPCEQAGSPCRNGGQCQDDQGFALNFTCRCLVGFVGARCEVNVDDCLMRPCANGATCLDGINRFSCLCPEGFAGRFCTINLDDCASRPCQRGARCRDRVHDFDCVCPSGYGGKTCELVLPVPDPPTTVDTPLGPTSAVMVPATGPAPHSAGAGLLRISVKEVVRRQEAGLGEPSLVALVVFGALTAALVLATVLLTLRAWRRGVCPPGPCCYPAPHYAPACQDQECQVSMLPAGLPLPPDLPPEPGKTTAL encoded by the exons ATGCCCAGCGGCTGCCGCTGCCTGCATCTCGTGTGCCTGTTGTGCATTCTGGGGGCTCCCGGTCAGCCTGTCCGAG CCGATGACTGCAGCTCCCACTGTGACCTGGCCCACGGCTGCTGTGCACCTGACGGCTCCTGCAG GTGTGACCCGGGCTGGGAGGGGCTGCACTGTGAGCGCTGTGTGAGGATGCCTGGCTGCCAGCACGGCACCTGCCACCAGCCATGGCAGTGCATCTGCCACAGTGGCTGGGCAGGCAAGTTCTGTGACAAAG GCTTCCATGGGCGTGACTGCGAGCGCAAGGCTGGACCCTGTGAACAGGCAGG CTCCCCATGCCGCAACGGCGGGCAGTGCCAGGACGACCAGGGCTTTGCCCTCAACTTCACGTGCCGCTGCTTGGTGGGCTTTGTGGGTGCCCGCTGTGAGGTAAATGTGGATGACTGCCTGATGCGGCCTTGTGCTAACGGTGCCACCTGCCTTGACGGCATAAAccgcttctcctgcctctgtcctgAGGGCTTTGCTGGACGCTTCTGCACCATCAACCTGGATGACTGTGCCAGCCGCCCATGCCAGAGAGGGGCCCGCTGTCGGGACCGTGTCCATGACTTCGACTGTGTCTGCCCCAGTGGCTATGGTGGCAAGACTTGTGAGCTTGTCTTACCTGTCCCAGACCCCCCAACCACCGTGGACACCCCTCTAGGGCCCACCTCAGCTGTAATGGTACCTGCCACAGGGCCAGCCCCCCACAGCGCAGGGGCTGGTCTGCTGCGGATCTCAGTGAAGGAGGTGGTGCGGAGGCAAGAGGCTGGGCTAGGCGAGCCTAGCTTGGTGGCCCTGGTGGTGTTTGGGGCCCTCACTGCTGCCCTGGTTCTGGCTACTGTGTTGCTGACCCTGAGGGCCTGGCGCCGGGGTGTCTGCCCCCCTGGACCCTGTTGCTACCCTGCCCCACACTATGCTCCAGCGTGCCAGGACCAGGAGTGTCAGGTTAGCATGCTGCCGGCAGGGCTCCCCCTGCCACCTGACTTGCCCCCTGAGCCTGGAAAGACCACAGCACTGTGA